The following is a genomic window from Daphnia magna isolate NIES linkage group LG4, ASM2063170v1.1, whole genome shotgun sequence.
TCAAAAGAACAAATGCTATTTGTTCTGTTTGGCAAAACGGAACTGTTTTTAATCCTCAAGTCATTTTACCTAGCGGAAACGGGTGGCAGCTAGTTGAAGAAAAATACTCCCCTGTCTGGTTTCAGGGTGACATGGTCCCGACGACAATTGAAGATATGATTTTGGATTCCtctaacgaagaagaaaaggacgaGGATGCCACTGATGTGTCCAGCGATGAAGCCGATGATGAGTCCGATTGCTCTTTGTCCGACGTCgattaaattgttattttcCAATAacttttttaactttaagaTTTTTAACTTTGTAACCAACGTCTTCAAATGAGGAGTTTCATAACCAAAGCCGGAATACATTCTTGAAGCTTATAAAATTGTCAGCTATACCTGTTTTCTAATTATCCCCCtgaaagaatttgaatttgcgCCACGAATGCTGCGTTGCCATTTACggcaaagtaaaaaaaaatcagccgTCGGGCTACAAATCGCAGTCTGATTACATGAAAGCCCCAGATTTTCATGTCAGATTTTATGTAACTTAATTCTATTTGATATTCTCTAAATTTTAAGCTTATTTCTAGATTTTATTCTTATGGGGTAAATTTCCACAAAAATCGAtcatttttcctatttttgaTCCCTTCCTCCACCCAAACGCCCCATCGCCCATCGTCAAGACAAAGTTTTTTTGACTTGACTTTGTGGTGCCTTTCATTTTAAGAACCTAAAAAAAGTTATTCTTATGGGGTAAATCTGTGTCATTGTGGCTCCCGGACTACATGTTTAGACTTGCCCATCTCCGCGAGACGGGCCCGACCTTGGAGACCGTCACTGCTACATCCCAGCGGGACTattccggccctctgattggctctctccacCCCCTTCCATGTATATCTGCTCtccgctcccacattttcctggTGCGCACAATGTGGTTTTTCCGTTGGGTTGCagcttttatttgtttgtgttttttttgtgtatttttattatttacatttattgtttacTCTTTATTaagcattacaaaaaaatacaaataaaatttttttccttacattaattgttgtttttctttcattttatgtaatagattgaattaagtaccgctgtgttttcttaaattagtaTAAATTGTCACCCATGGGTACTTGGGTTGGTTTGCGGGCCGGGGAAAAatggttccaaaacccgattttgaattgatcgggaaaactataagtcctgtATGAGTAGTTGAGTACTGCTCTTATTACGGTGTAATTAAAAAATCCGATTTTCAAATCCCAATCAGGTGCAATGTATTACAATGACATCACATTGGCCCCTTCTAAATCTATTTCACAGTCCGAATTTCAACAAGCCTTTTCATAATCCGTATCACACCTTgctatttttaaagaaatggaaaagatTAACGAATATTTAGCAATCACACTAGAAGCCATCGATGAAATTATTCAGTTCTACATTAAAAACCCACCCTGCCCACTCACAATtcaaaaaaccataaaaaataaaggcggaaagcaataaattttaaaattttgcaagTGCACTTCAAAGCCAATTTGCTGTGATAATTCAATTTTCTCACATTTGCttaataacaaaagaaatcctCTTTGCTATAGTATTCCTTGGCAGATCTGTATGTCAACTTACTTTTTGAACTGCTTGGCTAAATCACCGCCGTCGGTAACGTCTTTCGTAAGTTCAGCCTTTTTCAACAAGTCTTTAAAACTTTTAATCCTTTCCAAGTACccaggttttttttccttgttttcgttttcaatcATCAAGTTAATATATTCGGGAGTGGAGAGGGGATCACCTCGCAGTGCTATCTTCTTTAAAAGGTTTGCGCAGCGAGTGATCTCATCCATCGCTttaatgatttcaaatttcagtTGCTCCGCCTCTCCTTGCAAGGCATTCTTCAGTTCTTCCGCACTAAGCGTCTTTGCCATTGCGTCGTCGTACTTTTTGCGAATGTCATAGAGAGTGCGAGTCTCGTCTTCTTGAACGTACGTCCACCTAGTGAGTTCGTTTGAGTGGTCTTCAGTTGCGCACTTTACAGGGCAGACCTTGCACGCGCGACTAGTCGATAATAGAGACGCTGTGGTATTTACCGTTGTATCAAATATAGTATTTAAAATTGTAGTGTGGTTGGACATTAAGGTATTGGTCAAATCGCTCATAGTACACAGCGGCGGTAGAGTACTTATTTTACCCTATTTAAGTATGTACTGGGCACTGAACAGTACTTTGCAATTTAAGTAGGGATTTTTGGGTACTTAAATCAGGAAATTCCatacttttatttgtttttaccaCACTTATCACACGGGACAtacttaaataaataataaatgctTTTAGATAAGTGTTTAAAAAGGATTAAAGTActtttaaataataaagtGCCGAAGTCAAcgtacttttttttaaattcctatacttatttttaaaaaataactttCAATTAAGTATTTTATGGGAAACAAGTGCTGCTTTTCCCTACTTCATTTACTGTGTTCAAACTAAAAACGTTTATGTCTTGTAATTAGAGTGTCGTCGGCATAGTCACTGCTGTATTTATGTGCTCCAGTTATTGTCGTCTGCAACAAACGTCAAAATTTTAAGATAGTGCAAGAAACTGATTcaagtgttttttttacatcgaGACATTATGCCGCCAGCAAATAATACAGTGCAGTGTTCTATGTGCACTCTTTTAATCGCAGTTGATGACCCAACTACATTTTTTAAGCATGTAAAACATATACACAGTTGTAGTGTGCCCTTCCACATAATATGCAGACATCCAGACAGTTGCAACAAACATTATTATGTGTTCCTCTCATTCCGACGTCACTGGAATAAAGTCCATGGAAGTCAGACTAAATTCGTACACCCTATTCATGTTGGGAACATTCAAGGTCAGTACttagtaaaaatatattttacgATGCAGTGAGTGTAAAAAACTAAACAGAAATATCTTGTTTATTTGTAGTTGCACTTGGCCCTGATGAGGACATTGTTGATGTTGCAGCAGCTGAAGCATTTGATATTGCTGGACCAACACTTTATAAACAAACGATAACTGAATTTGAGTGGGAGGCAGGAATGCTGTATCAACTGAGACACAAATATTTTCTCCCATTTGAAGCACTGTTGTTGGTGTCAGATATTATTCGGGATAGCTATGCCCGGAATGTGGTTATGATTCaggtataaatatatatatattttagaATTGGATAATTTTGGATTTGATAATTAAAATCAAACTATAGGCTATTTACATGATGGCACTAAATAGAACTGCTGGACTTCCAGCACTTGACGAACAgcaaatttattttcttatctTGATTACTGTTATATCTTTATAGGCCCATTGTAATTTATATATGCTTATTTCTCTGTTTCATTTATAGGAAAACCTACGGGCTGTTGTGTCAAACAACATTTTCGGTAGTACAGCGTTTACCGAAGCATTTCAACTAGTTcaccaacaagaacaaatgacTCGATACCGACTAGAATCAACCTGGAATAAATTCTTCCCAGCCGTTATGCCAAGAGAAGTCATTTTGAATCCTAATGAACCATCTTACGAATGGATTAATGACCCAAATTTTGGTGAAATAATCGATGAAGTGTTTGAGATCGGATATTTTATACCTTTCCTAGAATCAGTGCAGCAATTTCTGTCAATTAAAGTTGTTTTTGATGCCGTAATGTTGAATTTTAGCTCGTATGACAGTTCAGCAAACCCCACTGATTATTCCGATGTTTTGAGTGGGAGTTATATAAAAAAGAACCCATTGTACATAAAACACAGTGGCCAGATTTTGTGTTTTCAAGTATATATGGACGAAGTGGAAGTTTCAAATCCACTTGGTAGCAAAAAAGGTAAACACAAAATCTGCGTTTTTTACTGGACATTATTGAACATTCCTCCCATTTTCCGATCTTCATTGAGAAGCATTCAGTTGCTTGGAATTGTGAGTAATGACTTGCTTAAAGATCGTGGGGTAGAAGTGTTTTTAAAACCCTTTATAGATGATttgattcttcttcttgatggTGTTACTTTAACCATACGAAATCAAAAACGGAAGTGGTTTGGGATGTTAGTGAATTTTGTAGGGGATATTCCTGCGTCAAACTTTGTTGCTGGATTTAAGGAAGGAGTAGGTGCAGCAAAATTGCATTGTCGTTCTTGCTTAATTGATCGTGACGACATAGAACTAATTCATCTTGAATCAAATTGTGTTTTGCGGGACAAAGATACTCACGAAGTTCATGTTTTGCAAATTGAGAACGTAGAACTTACTTCGGTCGAAAGAGAAGGTCTTTCTACAACCTATGGAGTGAACCGTCGTTGCCCATTCACTAGACTAGGATACGTCGATCCAACTAAAATATTTTCACATGACTTAATGCACGTTGTAAACGAGGGCATCTTGAATCTGGTTGTCCGAAAACTACTTCGTCATCTTATTGTAACAATAAAGTTAGATTTGGATGTCGTAAATCGCAAAATATCAACGTTATCGTGTGATAGAGAATTCACCGTTCCACCTCCgatcagaaaaaaagaggttaTGGATTTAACTAAACTTTCATTCTCGTCATCTGAAATGGGCTCAGTTGCGATTGCTCTTGCCGTCGTTTTGGCTGAGTTTGTTTCAAGTGACGATCCACACTACGCAAATTTCCTTCTACTTCTAGAAATAACAGCTTCACTTCAATGCTATTCTTTTTCGGAGAAGGACTTGACGGTACTTGAAAAGAATATcgaaattcataatatcaacCATGTTTTGCTATACCCAAAAAATCCTGATGAATCTGGAAAGGCAATAACACCAAAACTTCATTCGCTTCTTCATTTGGCTAATCAAATCAGAATGTTTGGCGCTCTAAGGAATTCTTGGTGCTTCCGGTATGAGTCAAAGAATgctagatttaaaaaaattatgaatagAAATTGCAATTTTAGCAATGTGCCTTGGTCACTATCCTCCCACCACCAAAAGCTAGTGGGCTTAGACGTTGCAAGGGATGGCGAAGGACATTTCTTTGGGAATGCGGAAAATTTCACTGTTCACGGTCATCATTCACCGATAGATGTTAAGCACGCTTGGTGGGCACACATCGCTTACGAAACAACTGATTTGATTAGCGATTCGAAATTCCAACCGCTTAAATCACTGAAAATCGCTGGTAGAATTTGCAACAAGAAAAcggtatttttaaggcatcCAGCATGTTCTCTGGAAAGCAAACcagttttttttagaattgCTGATTTTTTGGTGGCGGGCAACGTATATTTGGTAATGGAGGAATTGGAAACGACATGTTTTTGCCCCGAtcggttttctttttgtgttcgCCCATTAAACATATTTGCTGTTGTTCCATGTAGTGAATTAAGTTTTAATGCTCCAATGTATTCCTTTTATTACGATAATGAAATCCATGTAATTCCTAATTACTATCAtttctaaaataaaacaaatctATTTCAATTGTAATGctgggaaaaaaattttatgctGCTTGCTGCAGACGAAGCCTTGCAGGTGGCGAGGAGTTGGACTGACGTTCATTTAGAGTGTTTAGgtatatttaaaatgaaatcaagGAATGGTAAGTATTTAGGCCTCTTCCGACCAAGTTGTCTGCTGATATCGTTGATATAAAGTAGTCAGTTCTTTTTTCGCTCGtgttaatttcaaataataattcaagCATGgctaataacaaaaaaatatttgtgaatTTTGGTTCTTTGAAACATCCAACGCAAGTCAAATGTATTCTCATACCAAACAGTACACAAAGTAACGACGTTGCAGTGCTGAGGACTCTGCTTTACAAAGAATTGTTGGCAGATTGCTCTATTATTTCTCTAGGTGGAAATAAATTAACACCTATAAATGATGTTCTTTTGCTAAAATATGACGAAGACTACGGGCAAGCTATAGACCTCAGTTCGTCTACAGTGTTTGATAATGTGGAAAAAGATGTTCTAGTAAAGCTACGACAAACTGAAGATACTGCTCTGATGGATGACAATGCTAGTAAAATTCATGATGGTGGTAAGTTCTTGTTGCTTCTTTTTAGGAATTATGCCAAATTAATCTTATTTGCTATTGCTGTTATTTCTTAGGAGATGATGTCAATGCTTGTCAACTTGGAAACGATGCAGCCAACTTGGATGTAGTCAACTCGTGCTTGGATGAAGTGAATGATGGTAAGTTCTTGTTGCTTCTTTTTAGGAATTATTCCAAATTTATCTTATTTGCTATTGCTGTTATTTCTTAGGAGATAATGATGTGAAAAATGTTTATCAACTTAAAATCGATGCAGCCAACATGGATGTAGTCAACTCGTACTTGGATGAAGGGAATACCATTCCTGCTGTCTTTAGTATTCAAGGAGACGAGGATCAAACATCAATAGGTCATATGGAAAGAAGTGACGAAGACTCTAGCACTGAGAAGAGCACTGATATTGATACTGCTATGTCATCAGAATGTAGTGCAGCAAGTTCATCAGGCAGTACTGATTTTGTTAATAGCACATCTGATTCCGACTCCCATGCCCAGAAAATCAAGTCACCAGCAAAATGTAAAGTGGCTAAGATAGGTCAAAAACGGACTTATGCTTTCAGCAGTACTCAAATAGGTTAATCATTTACCATCTTATTATGT
Proteins encoded in this region:
- the LOC116931785 gene encoding uncharacterized protein LOC116931785 is translated as MPPANNTVQCSMCTLLIAVDDPTTFFKHVKHIHSCSVPFHIICRHPDSCNKHYYVFLSFRRHWNKVHGSQTKFVHPIHVGNIQVALGPDEDIVDVAAAEAFDIAGPTLYKQTITEFEWEAGMLYQLRHKYFLPFEALLLVSDIIRDSYARNVVMIQENLRAVVSNNIFGSTAFTEAFQLVHQQEQMTRYRLESTWNKFFPAVMPREVILNPNEPSYEWINDPNFGEIIDEVFEIGYFIPFLESVQQFLSIKVVFDAVMLNFSSYDSSANPTDYSDVLSGSYIKKNPLYIKHSGQILCFQVYMDEVEVSNPLGSKKGKHKICVFYWTLLNIPPIFRSSLRSIQLLGIVSNDLLKDRGVEVFLKPFIDDLILLLDGVTLTIRNQKRKWFGMLVNFVGDIPASNFVAGFKEGVGAAKLHCRSCLIDRDDIELIHLESNCVLRDKDTHEVHVLQIENVELTSVEREGLSTTYGVNRRCPFTRLGYVDPTKIFSHDLMHVVNEGILNLVVRKLLRHLIVTIKLDLDVVNRKISTLSCDREFTVPPPIRKKEVMDLTKLSFSSSEMGSVAIALAVVLAEFVSSDDPHYANFLLLLEITASLQCYSFSEKDLTVLEKNIEIHNINHVLLYPKNPDESGKAITPKLHSLLHLANQIRMFGALRNSWCFRYESKNARFKKIMNRNCNFSNVPWSLSSHHQKLVGLDVARDGEGHFFGNAENFTVHGHHSPIDVKHAWWAHIAYETTDLISDSKFQPLKSLKIAGRICNKKTPCRPLPTKLSADIVDIKYMANNKKIFVNFGSLKHPTQVKCILIPNSTQSNDVAVLRTLLYKELLADCSIISLGGNKLTPINDVLLLKYDEDYGQAIDLSSSTVFDNVEKDVLVKLRQTEDTALMDDNASKIHDGGDDVNACQLGNDAANLDVVNSCLDEVNDGDNDVKNVYQLKIDAANMDVVNSYLDEGNTIPAVFSIQGDEDQTSIGHMERSDEDSSTEKSTDIDTAMSSECSAASSSGSTDFVNSTSDSDSHAQKIKSPAKCKVAKIGQKRTYAFSSTQIATVTDPLGNDENPCLPKKKNTAALHIQPSAGAHVVAVAIARGTSIQPDVENHQRQLHPNNPLEPVVVDNLLVPVTLPNEGTEPWEINERLVKAIKEGQLTLYFNQFILVCAKHLMQTHRARRFKNHYRNYADMIVNKYPCLKDVGRNCSYETVKDKIIKAIQNQTGSSKSMDARKLKRASVKSAADDSLVAIGDGASNISDTSNTTGDSDGDKEIELIAKFNSRRSFVHSNRKKTTRDILETIPHYKEFANVKEDFMKMPAVSVIGQGLFRSNFDDLTDNLRRYFIWSKGPNFDEGVRGTLQILLHVNKLCSSTQGAKSYTPVITSCEKGNSVDLNYSGVNFSSVIFFDSKTTLHSMLIVCGDVMNFKNIAVKSMGEAMFNLLSLYYVFDRNYPAVYGVLLLLERYCLCNKGSGVRGRKGDPSSWRKFTNNFESFLVSIPKQTV